The region ATTAGTTAGTGGATCTCTGCTTATTTTTTATGAATATTTTTTATGATTTTGCTCTTGAAATATTAAATAAGCTTAAGTAAAATTTAATATAATTTAACAATTAAGAAAAGAGGAGCACCATATATGAAACATATTGCATTTGTTTTACATCGTTTTTCAACTGGAAATAAGAAAATTGAATTAGTTTTACCAGAAGTCTGGCAAGCCGCTTCTCTGTTTGATCAACTTCAAAAGAATTTTGTTGAATTTTCTAAATATTTAGAGTGGATTGAAAAAATTAAGTCTGCTAAAGATGAAGCTGCATCAATTAAAATGTTTCAAGAAAAGATGGTTGCTGGGGAGGCATTCAATTTAGTTATCTTAGTTGATGGTGTCCCTAGTGGAATGATTGATTTGCACGAATTGAATCAAAGATCAGGTGAAGTAGGTTATTGGCTTTCTGGGGATGCGCAGCATTTAGGAATTATGACCAAATCGGTTGAGTTTTTAGTAGAGTATGCTTTTAAACAGCTGAATTTAGAATTTTTAATTTTACGAACGGCTCAGGATAATTTAGCTAGTCAACATGTGGCCCAGCGTGCAGGATTTCAGTATGTGAAAGATGATAAAAATAATCATAAAGTCTTTGTATTAAAGAACGAGTAAAATCAGGAGGAACAGGTATGGAATTTAAGAAGATAACAAACAAAAATTTATGGGATGTTGTCAATCTTCAAGTTAAAGCAAATCAAAAGACATATGTTGCGACTAATACAGTTAGTTTATTAGAAGCTTATGCTACCCAGAATGAAAATGAACGAGTTGAAACTTTTGCTGTGTATGAAAAAGATATATTAGTTGGTTTTATTATGATTAACTTTAATGTATTCAATTGGGACGGAGCACCAAAAGTAGCTCGTAATAATTATTGTATCTGGCGATTTATGATTGACCAAAGATATCAAGGAAAAGGATTGGGCAAAAAAGCACTAAATAAACTTATTGATTATATAAGAGCAAAGCCTCTAAGCGAAGGTAAAAAAATATATTTGTCCTATGTACCTGGAAACGAATGGGCGGAGAAATTATACAAAGAAGCTGGGTTTGTTCCGAACGGAGAAAAAGATGAGGAAGAAATTGTGTTAGTACTCGATTTAGGTGGTGAAAATAATGACAGATAAACTTGTTGATTGGGCTATTCGTCTTCAAAGCTTAGCGCAAGCTGGATTAACATATGGAAAAGATAATTTTGACCTTGAGCGTTATCAAGAAATCCGCGATATTTCGGCTGAAATGGTGGCTGAGAAGGCAGGTTTGTCAATTGAGAAGGTAAAAAATCTATTTTGTAATGAAGTAGGCTATCAAACTCCTAAGATAGGAACTCGGGCAGCTATTTTTAAAGATAGTAAAATGTTGCTGGTTCAAGAAAGTGATGGCTTATGGTCAATTCCAGGTGGTTGGTGTGAGGTAAATCTATCAGTTAAAGAGAATGTGATTAAAGAAATCAAGGAAGAGGCTGGCATTGATATTACAGTTGAAAAATTAATTGCAATTCATGATAGTAATAAGCACTATAAAGGGATGTATCCTTATGGAATTAGCACAGTATTTTTCTTATGTAAGCCGGTTGGTGGAAGCTTTAAAGAAAACGATGAAACTATTGCAAGTGGTTATTTTGCGTTGGATAATTTACCCGAGTTGAGTGAAGATAAGGGATCACGTGAACAGGTAGAAATGTGCTTTAAGGCATATCATGATCCATATTGGCAAGCGGAGTTTGAATAGGAATAAGTTTATGTAGCAGTAAAAAAATAAAGAGGATTGATGATTATGAAATCAAAAAGTGTAAGCTTTAAAATTGCAGTTTTATTTTTAACTTTTACGGCAGTGTTTACACTATTCCGATCATCAATGTCAGGAATATTTTCATTATTCTATGCTAAAAATGGTATCCCGAATGCTAATATTAGTTCAATAAAATCCTTTCAAAATATTGGTATCATGCTGGGGTTGCTACCAGCTGGATATTTAGCAGATAGAATTGGAAGATTAAAAGTTCTAGCTTTATCTTCCATAGTTATTGCAAGTAGTTTTTTAATCCTAATTCTATTTAGAAACTTTTTATTCTTTTCTTTAGCAGAACTCTTATATGGAATTGGACTTGCACTTAATTCTGGAACACTCATTGCCTATATAACTGACTTGCAAGAGCAAAATCATCTTTCTCCGAATAGCAAATTAATGGGGATGCAAGTTATCATCCTAAATTTAACCACCTTAATAGGTGGAAATATTGGTACCGGGCTCTTTGCAATTACAGATACTGCACCAGTTTGGTTTGCATTGATTGGCTTAGGATTATATCCTGCGTTTATTTTTTTCATGATACAGTTTTTATCTTTTTCGGATAATAAGGCATCACATAAGCGGAAAAATAATATTAAAAATATTGCTAGTTTCTTTAAAAAAAGAAATTTCTGGATATTGTTGTTGCTGAATATTGGATATGATTGTGGAACGCAATTTATTCTAATATATTGGTCGATTATCTACGTTAAAAAATTAGGCTTTAATTTATCTCTTGTCTATACCTTGTTTATGTGTGCACTTATTTTAGGGTCGCTTATATTTAATAGGATATCAACATTTGCTAGTTCAAGAAGTATTACGATATTAAATACAGTGTGCATGATTTTGGTGTTTGTTCTGAGTGGAATTATAGAAAATAAATATTTGTTGTTGCCCCTTTTTCTATTAATTGAATTACTAATGGGGATGATGTCAGGACAGATTTTTGCTACTAGTAATGAAGCAATTTATGGAGAAAGCAACAAATCTACTATGCTTTCGACAGTTTCATTTATTACTGAAATTTTAGTCAGTCTTTCTCTATTTGTAAGTAACGCAATTATGAAGTGGGCTGGAAATTTAAAAGTGATGTTTTTTGTATCAGCAGCTTACTTTAGCATTGTTTTATTAATAATTCCGTTGATAAAGCAGAAGAAAGAGTTAAGTGCAAAATAAAAAAAGACGATCAGTCATAATCGAGTGATCGTTGTCTCTTAATATGTATATTTAAATTTTGGATGGAGCATGTTTATCTAAAATTTTATGATCTCCTGTTGTAACTAAAGTTAAAATTAATTCATTATGATTTAACGAATATACAACAATCCATTGGTCGTAGGTAGAATTGTTAAAGTTACCAATGCGAGAAGGATGAAATTCGTTATAACCTTCTCATTTTCCCTTTAATTGATGGTGCTTCATTTTCTTTAACTTTGAGGTGTCATTTTCTAAAATAGCCTTTAGGCAGATACTAATTAATTCAACTGGATAATTTTTTCTCTTTAATTTCTTTAATTCTTTTTTATAGGTCGGAGATATATAAATTCTAATATTTTTCATAAACGATCCATCCAATTATCTAGATCGTCTAAAGTGCCAATTTTTTCAATATTTCCAGTTTCTACTTCTTTTTTTGCTTTTAAAGCTTCAGGTGAATCTAGAAAATTAATGAGTTCTATATCATCATCTGCTGCTTTTCCAACAGCAAATCTTAAAAATTCAGAAAGAGTAATTCCTCGTGTTGCTAAATTTCTTATTGCTTTTTCTTTTACATTTTTAGAAACACGAGTTGAAGCAGTGCTATTACGAGTAACCATATTATCCATAAAAACATCTCCTTTCATGGAATACCATTGTATTACGCAATGCTTAAATTGACAACAAATGAAAGAGGTGAGATAAGAATGTCTAAATTAATTATCATTAGAGGTAATTCCGGTAGTGGTAAGACCACTCTGGCGAAAGAAATTCATCAACGGCTGCCGCGTAATACTTTACTGATTTCACAAGATACAGTTAGACGAGATATACTCCGCGTTAAAGATGGAAAAAACACTTTAGGATTACCATTATTTGAGGATTTACTTCATTATGGTTATCAAAATTGTGATTATGTGATCCTTGAAGGCATTTTGAATGCGGAATGGTATGAGCCTTTGTTTAGACAAGCAGAGGAGCTATTTGGTAAGGAAATTTTTGCATATTATTTTGATATTTCTTTTGAGGAAACCCTAATACGCCATAAGCAGCGTCATATTAGTTCTTTTGGAGAAAAGCAAATGCGTTCGTGGTGGAAAGAAAAAGATTATATCAATTTTATTTCTGAAACTAAGTTTTCTAGCCAAACAACTTTAAGGCAAGAAATTGAAATGATTATGAAGGATATTGGCTATGTCAACAATCATTAATCAATTAAATAGGCGGTTGAAATCTGACTTGCACGAAATTAATCATGAATCACTTAACAGCACTTTTGTTGGCTATAGTAATTTATATCGGCAATCGATTTTTGTAAAACAATTTGCAAAAGAGCAAGGTTATTACACTGAAAAGATGGTTACAAATCAGTTAAATGATCGAGTTTTAGGCGGTTTTCCGCTTAATAATACGTTTGTTTTAGTGTTAAAAGATTGCTCACCAAAAGATATAGGAGAAAAGATTGATTCGAATCTAGTTTTTGAGATGGGACAAGTATTAGGAGAATATCATTTAAAGGTGAAACCATTTATAAGAATTAAGCTTGTTAATGGGCAGTTTGATGATTACGTGGCTGAAATAGATTCTTTTAAAGAAAGTTCATACAAAAGAAGATTGAAGAAACTTACTAGTAAATTTTTACCTTATGAAAATGAAATTAAGTTAGAATTATCTCAACATTCAAAATTTGTCTTGCATGGTGATGTGGGCATCAGAAACTATAAATATGTTGATAGTAAGCTAGCACTTATTGACTTTGAAAAAGCACGTTTAGGGCCAGTATATCAAGATTTTATAAAATTGTTTTACCAAGATTTTGATTTGAATGAAGAATTGATTCAATCATTTCTGGCGGGATATTCAAGTAAGAATCCTAATTATCACTTATCTGACTTAACAAAACAATATTTGATTTTTACTACTGCAGTGGGCATTTTTAACTATACTGAAAAAATTGAGGATCTGGCTTTCAGACATATTGGAGAGACAATGTTAGACACGATTGAGAAGAAATAGATGGAACAAGATTACATTAAAAACTTGCGTAAAAAGGTAGACCATGAACCACTAATTTTAAATTTTGCTGGTGGAGTTTTAGTCAACGATCAAGATGAAATCTTGTTGCAGAAAAGGTCGGATTTTAAGTCATGGGGTCTGCCAGGTGGAGCAATGGAATTTGGAGAATCTGCTCAAGAGACATGTGTGCGTGAATTTTTAGAAGAAACAGGATTGAAAGTGAAAGTTAAATCTTTGCTAGGAATTTCGACAGATTTTATCCAGCATTATCCTAATGGGGATGTAGCCCAAGCTGTCGTGATTGAATTCTTGGTAGAGCTAGTAGGTAAAACGAATAAGAAACCGGATTTAGAAACATTGGAATTGAAATATTTTTCTAAAGATAATTTACCGGATATTTTTAATAAGCAGCACTTAAATTTTATTGAGCATTACTATAAACGAGATTATCCATTTTTTGAATAGGAGTATGTATGAAAGAAGAGCGATGTATTTTACAAATAGATAAAGATACAAAAGCTGTTATTGAACCCGATTATGAAAAACAATCTTTTAAATTTCATTCTAAATTATTATTTGCTTTTGTTCCTAAAGAAGATATTGATAATTTTTTAGAACAAGTTCCCCATAAAGTGTTAGGCTCGTATGATACCATTTCCTTTCAACCAGATATTTATGAAATTGAAAGGAACGGAGAATACTTTACTTTATGCCAAGCTCCTTTAGGAGCACCAGCAGCCACACAATTACTTGATTGGTTAATTGCATACGGGGTTAAAAAAGTTTTAGCATTTGGAAATGCCGGTGCGCTTGTAGATTTACCGGAAAATGAGATGTTTATTCCGACTAAGGCAATTAGAGATGAAGGAACTTCTTTCCATTATTTAGAAGATAGTCTAACGGTCGATTTGAACACCAAATTTTTAAGTCAAGTAAAAAAGGCAATAACTGAGCTAGACTACAAATATAATGAAGTGACGACATGGACAACAGATGCCTTTTTCAGAGAAACACCGAAAAAAGTGAAGCAATTTCGTGACTTAGGAGCCTCTGTAGTAGAGATGGAATGTTCAGCACTAGCAGCTTGTGCACAATTTAGAAAAATCAAATTTGCGCAAATTTTGTTTACAGCTGATACTTTAGCTAATGAAGAGGACTATGATCCACGTGATGGTGGAACCGATTCACATCGGCGTGGATTAGAAATTTGCTTTGAGATATTACAAAAATTGTAGGAGGAGTAGGTATGAAAGAAAAGACAGGACAACCATTTATTTTAGATTTTGATGGGAATCATCATGCCGTGCTTGAACCAGATTTTGAAGACTTACCATTTCACTTTCATCCGAAGTTACTTTACGCCTTTGTTCCTAAAGAAGAAATTGATTCTTTTTTAGATCAACATCCTCATCGCACTCTAGGAAGTTTCCGTACTATTTCGTTTAGACCTAAAATTTATGAGGTCAAAATTGAAAACGAATATTTCACTTTATGCCAAGCTCCATTAGGAGCGCCTGCGGCCACAAAGTTACTTGATTGGTTAATTAACTATGGAGTTAAACAAATTTTAGCGGTTGGAAATGCTGGTACATTAAATGATTTGCCCGAAAATACAATGCTTGTACCTACAAAAGCAATTCGAGGAGAGGGAACTTCATTTTATTACTTAAAACCTAGTCAGTTTGTAAAACTAGAACCTGCATACTTGTCTCAAGTTGAAAGAGCAATTTCAGAATTAGGCTATAAATACAATGAAATCATCACCTGGACGACTGATGGTTTTTTCAGAGAAACGCCAAAGAAAGTTGCTCAATTTCGTCAATTAGGAGCCGATACTGTTGAAATGGAGTGTGCGGCTTTAGCAGCGTGTGCACAATTTAGAAAAGTAGATTTTGCGCAAATTTTGTTTACTGGAGATTCATTGGCAAAAATGGAAAACTACGAGCGCCGTGGTTGGGGACGTAAGTCATATGGAATTGGATTAGAAGTGGGTAGTCAAGTGTTAAATAAATTGAACAATTTTAAATAGAAATTCAATCTGTAAGACTTTAAAGAAGTAGGAGAAGCTTATGAAAGAACAACCATTTATTTTAGATTTTGACCCAAACCATCATGCAGTAATTGAACCAGATCATGATCAAGAACCATTTCATTTTCACTCACGCTTGCTTTATGCCTTTGTTCCTCAGAATGAAATTGATGCATTTTTAGATCAGCATCTTCACCGCACTATAGGTGAATTTGAGTCAGTTTCTTTTAGTCCAAAGATTTATGAAGTTGAATTAAATGGTAAATACTTTACTTTATGTCAAGCACCGCTTGGAGGACCTGCTTCTGTCCAATTACTTGATTGGTTGATTAGTTATGGCGTGAATCAAGTTTTAACTGTTGGTAATGCGGGCACGCTAACTGATTTACCTGAAAATGAGATGTTACTAGTCAAACGTGCAATTCGTGATGAAGGAACCTCTTTTCATTATATGGAGCCAGGTCAATTTATTGATTTAAATCAGGATTTCTTAAAACGGGTAGAAGATGCATTAGCTACTTTAAATCTTAAGTATGATGAAATTACTACTTGGACAACTGATGGCTTCTTCAGAGAAACGCCCAAGAAAGTCGCACATTTTCGTCAGTTAGGAGCTGCAACTGTTGAAATGGAATGTGCGTCGTTAGCAGCTTGTGCGCAATTCAGAAAAGTGGATTTCGCTCAAATTTTATTTACTGCTGATACTTTGGCTGATATAGAAAACTATGATGAACGCGACTGGGGGTATGAATCTCATAGTGCGGGGTTAGAGATTGGATCTAAAGTTTTAACGAAATTAGGTAAAAATGAATAAACAATTGAAACAATTTTGGCAAGATTTTTGCCAAAGCCATAACTTAGAATATGATACTCCGGTAGAAGCATGGGCTTTTGGTGCAACGCCGCAGCAAGCAGACGAATTAGCTGAGTTGGTAAATCGAGGCATAAAAACTGCTACTACATCTGCCTATGAACTTTATGATAAAAATGAAAAAATACCTCAAGTAGGTGAGTGGAGTATTGTTTTGAATAGTAAAGAAGAACCTATTTGTGTTATTCAAGATAAGGTAGTGGAAATTATACCTTATGGTTTAATTTCTAAAGAGCACGCCTACCACGAAGGTGAGGGTGATCGCAGTTATGAATATTGGCGTAGGGTTCACGATGACTATTTTAGGCATGAATATCAAGAAGCAGGTAAAGCCTTTTATCCTCAAGCACCAATGGTATGTGAAGTTTTTGAAAAGGTAGAGTAAAAAACATACCTTACTTATATAGTTTATAATCTAATCGGCTTTTCTCACACATCTTGCATAGATGTGATTGAGGGAAGAAGCCGTTTTTTATTTTTAGCTAAGTAATTGGCATAAAAAGTCATTGTCGCCTTTTTATTAGAAATCTTGACAAGGATGCGATCGACTGTATCTTCTTGCCATCCAGGTTTGAACTAAGTAATGATAATATGAGTAAGATTGATGATGTGGATAAAAATGATAGTCAATTTTTGACTATTACGATCCTCAAACCATTGCACCAAATCATCGAATTGAAAGATATTGGCAAACGAAAAGAAGTTAAAAGAGGCTAAAAAATCCTCAGCTGATTAAAAATCAACTGAGGAATAAAAACTTTATGTGTTTCTACTGTCTACTTGACGGGGAATGTATCAATAATACTGCTTAACGTCTTTTTCTATTTATTCCATTCAGCCAAATCTACAGTTTGCTGCATTAAGGTTGCAATAGTCATTGGACCCACGCCACCAGGAACTGGAGTGATGTTTTCAGCTACTTCTTTAACATCATCAAAATCTACATCCCCAACTAAATGATGATTTGCCATCCGATTAATTCCTACATCAATCACAGTTGCACCGGGCTTAACCTGATCTTTTTTAATTAAGTTAGGTTTGCCAGCAGCTACAACTAAAATATCAGCATGTTTAGTGTAATAATCGATATTATCCGTATGTAAGCTTACCATTGTTACTGTCGCATTTTCATTGATGAGAAGCGATTGAAGAGGACGACTTACTAAAATGCTGCGTCCAATGATTGTTACGTTTTTGCCTTCAATTTTATCTAAATAAGAGTGAAGCAAAGTCATAATTCCCCGTGAAGTACAAGAAACAGGATAGTGTCCATTTTCATTGTTATAAAGTTTACCAACATTTTTAGAATTAAAACCATCCACATCTTTTTCAGGAGCAATTGCTTCAATAAGTTCAGTTTGATTGAGATGCTTAGGTAAAGGAAGCTGAATTAAAATTGCGTGAATAGTTGGATCGTCATTATAGTGATGAATTGCTTGTAAAACTTCAGCTTGACTCACATCTTTTGGGAATTTTCTCAAGATAGATTTCATTCCCAACTTTTCTGCAGTTCTATGTTTATTTCGAGTGTAAATAACGCTAGCAGGATTATCTCCGATTAAAATTACTACAATTCCTGGAATAATACCCACAGATTTTAGCTTTTCTACTCGTTCTTTAGTTTTAGCATTTAATTCTTTAGCAATTTTACGACCATCAATAATGTTTGTCATTAACAAAGCGCCTCTTTCATCAAAAAAGGTGTTGCCAATTAGCAACACTTTTTGGACTTTAGTGAATTGGATATTTATCGGTTAAAGCTCTAACATCTTCAGCTACCTCTTTAATAGCAAGTTCATTATCAGCATTAGTAAGAGCTTTAATAATTAAATCTGCAACTGTACGAGCATCGTCTTCTTTAAAACCACGAGAAGTTATTGCAGGTGAGCCAATTCGTAAGCCGGATGTGATAAAGGGACTACGCTGATCATTAGGGATGCTTTCTTTATTGGTTGTGATATTTACACTATCGAGCAAATTTTGTGCATCTTTTCCAGTTAAACCTGTTTTAGTAATATCCAAAATCATTAGGTGGTTATCAGTTCCACCAGATACAACGCGGATAGTTTCAGATTTATTGAACTCAGCTGCCATGGCTTTGGCATTCTTGATTACTTGATCAGTCCAAATTTTAAATTGAGGTTGTAGATCTTCATAAAATGCTTGCGCCTTTGCGGCAATAACCTGTTCTAAGGGACCACCTTGAGTTCCAGGGAAGAGGGCAGAGTTGATCTTCTTTGCAATTTCAGAATTATTAGTCAGAATCATTCCTCCGCGAGGCCCGCGTAAAGTTTTGTGTGTAGTAGTAGTTACTACATCAGCTACAGGGACTGGATTTGGATGATCACCAGTCGCCACCAGGCCAGCAATATGAGCCATATCTACCATCAAATAAGCTTCGACAGCATCCGCAATTTCTCTAAATTTATCCCAATCGATGATTCGGCTATAGGCAGAAGCACCAGCAACGATGATTTGAGGTTGAATTTCTTTAGCATCAGCCATAATTTGATCATAATCAAGCTCTTCAGTTTCTGGATTTAAACCATAAGAAAATGATTGATAATTTTTACCAGAAAAATTGACCTTGGAACCGTGTGTTAAGTGACCACCGGCGTCCATGCCCATTCCTAAAATTTTATCACCAGGCTTTAAAAGTGCTTGATAAACTGCCATATTAGCTTGTGAGCCAGAGTGAGGTTGAACATTAGCAAACTTTGCATCAAACAATTCTTTAGCATAATCAATTGCTCTTTGTTCAACTTCATCGATATATTGGCATCCACCATAGTAACGTTTTCCGGGATAGCCTTCAGCGTATTTGTTGGTGAGAACACTTCCTTGTGCTTCTCGAACAGCATCAGAAACGATATTTTCAGATGCAATTAGTTCGATAGTGTGCTGTTGACGATCTTCTTCTTTTTTGATGGATTTCCAGAGTTCTGGGTCTTTAGCTGCATATTCCATTAATGAGATCAGCTCCTTCATGCATAAACGATAGTTATTATTCTATGTTACTATGTGGGAAAATGTTATGTCAACGGCGTCATTTTTAGCTATAGTAAAAATCATTAGTAATTAGTGTAGTCAATTACATTATTTTTTCATAGTTATAAGTAGAGGTAGAGAATCATAAAATATTATTTTATATATAATTTAGAACGCCTTCTTCATCATTAGTGTCAGTTATATGGCTAGCTACTATTAATAGTGGAGGAGATGAATTTTTCATAGCAACTCTATATCCCACTTCTTGAATCATTTCCAAGTCATTACCACCATCCCCAAAAGCACACATTTCACTAAGCTTAATATTTAAAATTTTACCTAGTTCTCTTAATCCATTAGCTTTATGCATACCAATTTGAATAATATCGAGATCTCCATGTCCACTACTTGTTACATCACTATAATTACCTAATTTATCTTTAAAGAGTTTGATATAGTACTCAGTTTTATCGTCAGGGCATTGTATAGAGAACTTGAGAATCTTGTCGTGAATTGAATCTAGAGTTTGTATTTTTTCAAATGATGATAATAATGATTTGAAAATTTAAAATATTCTTCAGGCATTTATTAAGAGCATAAGCAGCATTTTTACCACATACTAAAAAATTTATTTCTTTTTGTTTTATCAAAAAGCTTTCAATATGTTTAACCGCATCTTCTGAAAATGAATGAACTACATAAACTTTTTTAGGATTACGGATCAAAGCACCGTTTTCTGTAATATAATCAATATCATTATATTCTGTAAAATAATCTTTAAGTTGGAAATATTGATTTCTACTTGCTACCACAAAATGAATACCTTTTTCGTCTAATTTAGAATGAATTTTGTGAAAACGTGCCGTCCATGTCAACTGCAATTAATTTAATCATAAAAGTTCCCCTATAAAACTATATTCATAAAGTAAATTATATCATAAAAGCGCTATTTATAATTAGAGAATAATATAATATAGATCTTTAAATGCAAAATGCCAAGCCTTAAAGGCCTGGCATTTTTTGTAAGTATATAATTCGTTTCGTGGATAGCTTAATCTTTTTTAATTACCCCTACTTGCTTGATCTTTGATAAAACTTTATCTCCGTGAGGTGATTTGTTGTAAAGGGGTTCGGTTAAATCATTACCAGCTTCGTATCCATGGTGTTCACCATTTTTCCAATGAGAGTTATTAGTGACATCATAGACTTTCCCATTGACTGCGATATAAGCAGGATTGCCATTTTTACCGTTGTACTTTTTTAATTCTTCAAGAGTAAATTCTTGCATAATGATTTCCTTTCTTTGTTAATAGCCTAATTTGATAGTAACACGCTTAGTTAATTTATTAAAAGATAAGCACTTATAAAAAATATGCTATTTATAAGCGTTTATCTATTACATTATTAAAAAATAAAGTTACAATAATTATGTAATCATTTTCATCATTAACAATATAGGTGATAAATTATGCGAAATAAATTATTTGGTCTTATTTATATGTCTTCCTATAAAATTCAGTTAAATATTGTGAATTTGAAGGATTTGACAATCATTGAAAAAATTG is a window of Lactobacillus intestinalis DNA encoding:
- a CDS encoding HAD hydrolase family protein, encoding MVASRNQYFQLKDYFTEYNDIDYITENGALIRNPKKVYVVHSFSEDAVKHIESFLIKQKEINFLVCGKNAAYALNKCLKNILNFQIIIIII
- the glyA gene encoding serine hydroxymethyltransferase, whose product is MEYAAKDPELWKSIKKEEDRQQHTIELIASENIVSDAVREAQGSVLTNKYAEGYPGKRYYGGCQYIDEVEQRAIDYAKELFDAKFANVQPHSGSQANMAVYQALLKPGDKILGMGMDAGGHLTHGSKVNFSGKNYQSFSYGLNPETEELDYDQIMADAKEIQPQIIVAGASAYSRIIDWDKFREIADAVEAYLMVDMAHIAGLVATGDHPNPVPVADVVTTTTHKTLRGPRGGMILTNNSEIAKKINSALFPGTQGGPLEQVIAAKAQAFYEDLQPQFKIWTDQVIKNAKAMAAEFNKSETIRVVSGGTDNHLMILDITKTGLTGKDAQNLLDSVNITTNKESIPNDQRSPFITSGLRIGSPAITSRGFKEDDARTVADLIIKALTNADNELAIKEVAEDVRALTDKYPIH
- a CDS encoding cytochrome b5 domain-containing protein → MQEFTLEELKKYNGKNGNPAYIAVNGKVYDVTNNSHWKNGEHHGYEAGNDLTEPLYNKSPHGDKVLSKIKQVGVIKKD
- a CDS encoding HAD hydrolase family protein translates to MFKSLLSSFEKIQTLDSIHDKILKFSIQCPDDKTEYYIKLFKDKLGNYSDVTSSGHGDLDIIQIGMHKANGLRELGKILNIKLSEMCAFGDGGNDLEMIQEVGYRVAMKNSSPPLLIVASHITDTNDEEGVLNYI